In Takifugu flavidus isolate HTHZ2018 chromosome 5, ASM371156v2, whole genome shotgun sequence, the following proteins share a genomic window:
- the clip1a gene encoding CAP-Gly domain-containing linker protein 1 isoform X2 has protein sequence MSAAKSTGMKGPSKIAKPSGTTAPKTNPSTAGSKAAAADKSASSASGDAQGAGENFQIGDRVWVNGNKPGYIQFLGETQFAPGQWAGIVLDEPIGKNDGSVAGVRYFQCEALRGIFTRPSKLSLTEGEANGNQTAPPSRAASPTPSVGTGASQAANAKSALPSTTAAAKKTPSTAPAPPATPPSNLARTNSESVSNLSESGSVKKGERELKIGDRVLVGGTKAGVVRFLGETDFAKGEWCGVELDEPLGKNDGAVAGTRYFQCQPKYGLFAPVHKVTRIGFPSTTPAKAKTTVRKTVATPSGMKRSPSSSSISTMSSVASSVSAKPSRTGLLTETSSRYNRKISGTTALQEALKEKQQHIEQLMAERDMERAEVAKATGYAGEMEVELRLLREEQEQMEAKMDQLRTLVEAADKDKVDLLNQLEEERRKVEDLQFRVEEACITKGDLEEEDTSNTLRAFELKEVFQVEGHRTQTRLEHVHIKELEQSLLFEKTKAEKLQRELEDTRVATVSERSRIMELEKDLSQRTREVSDLKLRLGSQQGSEGDAALTTVLEEINSLREQLASQQAKHQEEVAQYKEKLETEEKSHSDAVAQLQATSVRLSGENEQMQMRLSHAEKENAENIELWRSKLESAVASHKEAIEDLKVSFSKGAGAQTEELLETKSALERLKLEHTLALEEAGAKREAEARVWATEKQAMDAQLLSLTEDKERLEDSLRSSVERAEEQHLVEMEDVLGKLHAAEIRVKELEEKETELTRQAEDKDRETKEQMAEMVALRSQVGQNKEEMVTLKKQLDSVQSQGSDQGAKVAELSSQLESRQQEVLSLQKSLTASQQEKETLEKELGCVKQNLSESTEEKTKSAKTMQETLDKLSKKEEECTSLTTESETLRSQLAGLERKLKTAAEALEQLSKDKCKLETDISEMMKQSGDSSAQLTKMNEDLIQKERRLEELQGQLAEEKDKVAHLNEQVQQEKSHKERELKEARETHHSQINDLQEKISGLEQKVKRGETLAEELTASQEKSASQASELHAKEVEVLQNQVDKLKQELSSSKDKSEELAKSVSELQAYKEQAQCLSAELDSHKHDVEQLSRNLEKQSLDLDNMCKERDCVKAEKGKLEKELSDVQSKLSALETARAELSGQKEELQVVKDELSKSQEELLAKLKCSDEDRVKLNVELEKLRDGLLEMQSENQTLKQINGEHKMEVEELQTQSAEKDDSLLKHREQIEQTEGKYKQLLQDYESVCSRHKQLEGELSESRSKLTCEKDSLVLERDSARNAKKSLDAKNAELQAKLKSLNLEKEDLTMKNSQLQALTETLTKEKVEMSSEISAALQDKKSLEAAKEELQNKLSGTKKDLESSVRECEELKASKVSLAQMLEEFKKNSQVTDSERMNLLQQQEELLANQRKVCSEKEELQGEMEELKEKLQVTTEQLSQSKEKFKHTLSSFEDEKKAFSLQASEAEMALHALRKEKMSLESTLEQQKIDYESLLEEKGELENRYTKTAAEKNALSLECDKLAGDVRSFRDQLDRSCRDGAQETSDLTAKLEESGRREAAAEADVASLKREKAELEAELQRHKGDMEFLQKQKTELAQERDGLKLELEKSAAGFVQETEQLRNDRQRLHSETEAKLQALQQEKQEMFQQIQELKHQTGSLSEAKDLLQTKLQAESSQRSTAVSDRDELAERIEELREKLVQVTRENQELSSNFKNVTEQNKSSVADIEVLREQLRQQEQDVCQMTEEKERRLLELQETEKRMTSLTTEQEELLDGRGKLEAEVSSLRSSQEDWLTERSHLLAELQELRGLQKKLEVNIQGLQTDKALLESQYKNVVEEISAAAVAREECSSSIVALTAQKSALQVERDQAAQQIRQLELQLKNAFAKQVEATETSGKTAEALEQLTKEKDGLIKEKREAQTLLEELKNSKQEMQNELKRLRDENSKYHEDLNVSKEQLCTETERTKSLCQEIEILKEEDCAKTRSLQVLKDENDKLTQELDSSRQGQSELLKLRNENSELQNQLEESQKSLPHSALSTSTLKEQFDGEKAALQRSVHKNSALTAEKEQLVQNLRSELAGLHSEGASVRSLQEAVQALEQDKAALEERAQRLEKELAAAKNTLILPSGDAAVDQLREDKETAENEKEFLNSVIVELQRKNEELKDKLEKMAAAALNGNNSSDQNNYDDHDKEPVKKKLPPRLFCDICDCFDLHDTEDCPTQTQTPDSPPHTTYHGSKGEERPYCDICEVFGHWTDSCNDDQTF, from the exons ATGAGTGCAGCCAAGTCCACTGGGATGAAGGGGCCCAGCAAGATAGCTAAACCTTCTGGGACCACAGCCCCCAAGACCAACCCCAGTACAG CTGGAtccaaagctgctgcagctgacaagTCGGCTTCGAGTGCCAGTGGAGACGCCCAGGGCGCCGGGGAGAACTTCCAGATTGGAGACCGTGTGTGGGTGAACGGCAACAAGCCGGGCTACATACAGTTTTTGGGAGAGACACAGTTTGCCCCGGGACAGTGGGCAGGGATCGTTTTGGATGAGCCCATCGGGAAGAACGACGGCTCGGTGGCAGGGGTGCGCTACTTCCAGTGTGAGGCGCTGCGAGGAATATTCACCCGCCCGTCCAAGTTGTCTCTCACCGAAGGGGAAGCAAATGGAAATCAGACGGCGCCGCCCTCCCGAGCGGCATCACCCACTCCCTCGGTCGGGACCGGAGCCTCTCAAGCAGCGAACGCAAAGTCAGCGTTGCCCTCGACTACCGCAGCAGCCAAGAAGACCCCGTCCACTGCACCAGCGCCACCGGCCACTCCGCCCTCCAACCTGGCACGCACAAACAGCGAGTCCGTCTCCAACCTCTCGGAGAGCGGATCGGTCAAAAAGGGCGAAAGAGAGCTGAAGATCGGTGACCGTGTTCTG GTTGGCGGCACCAAAGCCGGAGTGGTTCGTTTTCTTGGGGAAACCGATTTCGCCAAAGGGGAATGGTGTGGCGTGGAACTGGATGAACCTTTAGGAAAGAATGACGGGGCAGTGGCGGGCACGAG ATATTTCCAGTGCCAACCCAAGTACGGGTTATTCGCTCCAGTGCACAAAGTCACACGCATTGGCTTTCCATCCACAACGCCAgccaaagcaaaaacaacagttcGGAAAACGGTGGCCACGCCATCCGGGATGAAGCGGAGCCCCAGTTCGTCCTCCATCAGCACCATGAGCTCCGTCGCGTCTTCCGTCAGTGCCAAGCCCAGTCGCACAGGCCTG CTAACGGAGACATCGTCGCGATATAACCGTAAAATCTCCGGCACCACGGCCTTGCAGGAGGCcctgaaggagaagcagcagcatatTGAACAGCTAATGGCCGAGAGGGACATGGAGAGGGCTGAGGTGGCCAAAGCCACTGGCTATGCTGGGGAGATGGAAGTAGAGCTAAGGTTGCTGAGGGAGGAACAAGAACAG atgGAGGCTAAAATGGACCAGTTGCGGACCCTGGTGGAAGCTGCAGACAAGGACAAAGTTGACTTGctgaaccagctggaggaggagagaag GAAGGTGGAGGACCTTCAGTTCCGTGTGGAGGAAGCTTGCATTACCAAAGGAGACCTGGAG GAAGAAGACACCTCAAATACCCTGAGGGCATTTGAGCTTAAAGAGGTGTTTCAAGTTGAGGGCCACAGG ACGCAGACCAGACTGGAGCATGTCCACATTAAGGAGCTTGAACAGAGCCTGCTCTTTGAAAAGACCAAAGCTGAGAAACTCCAAAGAGAGTTAGAAGACACTAGG GTTGCTACTGTCTCAGAAAGATCCCGTATTATGGAGCTTGAGAAAGACCTTTCGCAGCGAACAAGAGAAGTATCCGACCTGAAGCTGCGTCTGGGTAGCCAACAGGGCTCTGAGGGGGATGCCGCTCTTACCACCGTCTTGGAAGAAATAAACTCTTTAAGGGAACAGTTAGCATCCCAGCAGGCTAAGCATCAAGAAGAGGTGGCACAATACAAAGAAAAGTTGGAAACCGAAGAAAAATCCCACAGTGACGCTGTCGCTCAACTCCAGGCAACATCTGTGAGGCTCTCTGGTGAAAATGAGCAGATGCAGATGCGTTTAAGCCATGCCGAGAAAGAAAACGCTGAGAACATTGAACTTTGGCGATCCAAACTGGAGTCTGCCGTCGCCTCTCATAAAGAAGCCATAGAAGACCTGAAAGTGTCCTTTAGTAAAGGTGCAGGTGCACAGACAGAAGAACTCTTGGAAACCAAAAGTGCTCTAGAAAGACTGAAGTTGGAGCACACGCTAGCTTTGGAAGAGGCTGGAGCAAAACGTGAAGCTGAAGCCAGAGTTTGGGCCACGGAGAAACAGGCAATGGACGCGCAGCTGCTGTCTTTGACAGAGGATAAGGAAAGGCTGGAGGATTCCCTACGTTCTAGCGTAgaaagagcagaggagcagcacctGGTGGAGATGGAGGACGTTCTGGGAAAACTTCATGCTGCAGAAATTCGGGTGAAAGagctggaagagaaagaaacagagtTAACACGGCAGGCtgaagacaaagacagagaaaccAAAGAGCAGATGGCAGAAATGGTGGCGCTTCGTAGCCAAGTAGGGCAAAATAAAGAGGAGATGGTTACCCTGAAGAAGCAATTGGACTCGGTTCAGAGCCAAGGCAGTGACCAGGGTGCTAAA GTCGCAGAATTGAGTTCTCAGTTGGAGAGCCGACAGCAAGAAGTTCTTTCTTTACAGAAGAGTCTCACTGCATCACAGCAAGAGAAGGAGACCCTGGAGAAAGAACTTGGATGTGTG aaacagaattTATCTGAAagcacagaggagaaaacaaagtcAGCAAAAACTATGCAAG AAACTCTTGACAAGCTCAGtaagaaagaggaggaatgtACGTCTTTGACTACAGAATCAGAGACTCTCCGAAGTCAGCTCGCTG GCCTGGAGAGAAAGCTGAAGACTGCAGCTGAAGCACTCGAACAGCTTTCTAAGGACAAATGCAAACTGGAAACGGACATATCAGAAATGATGAAGCAGTCTGGTGACAGTTCTGCTCAGCTAACCAAAAtgaatgaagacctgatacagAAAGAAAG GAGGCTTGAGGAGTTGCAGGGTCAGTTAGCGGAGGAGAAGGATAAGGTGGCACATTTGAACGAGCAAGTTCAACAAGAAAAATCCCACAAAGAGCGGGAGCTGAAAGAAGCCAGGGAGACGCATCATTCTCAAATAAATGACCTTCAGGAAAAGATCAGCGGCCTG GAGCAGAAGGTTAAACGGGGGGAGACCCTGGCCGAGGAGCTGACGGCTTCACAGGAGAAATCCGCCTCTCAGGCCTCCGAGCTTCATGCTAAGGAAGTTGAGGTGCTTCAAAATCAGGTAGACAAGTTGAAGCAGGAACTTTCTTCCTCCAAAGACAAATCCGAGGAGTTGGCGAAGTCTGTATCTGAACTACAGGCGTACAAGGAACAGGCTCAG TGTCTTTCTGCTGAGCTTGACTCCCACAAGCATGATGTTGAACAATTGTCCAGAAATCTGGAGAAGCAGAGTCTAGATCTGGATAACATGTGTAAAGAAAGGGACTGTGTTAAGGCAGAGAAAGGCAAACTGGAAAAAGAGCTTTCAGATGTGCAGAGTAAGCTCTCGGCCCTCGAGACCGCTCGGGCAGAGCTGTCGGGCCAGAAAGAAGAATTGCAGGTAGTCAAAGACGAGCTTTCCAAAAGTCAAGAGGAGCTACTCGCCAAGCTGAAGTGCTCAGATGAAGACAGAGTGAAACTCAacgtggagctggagaagctcagAGACGGTCTTCTGGAAATGCAGAGCGAAAACCAAACCCTCAAGCAGATTAACGGCGAGCACAAGATGGAAGTGGAGGAGCTTCAGACACAAAGTGCAGAGAAGGACGATTCGTTGCTGAAGCATCGGGAGCAAATCGAGCAAACTGAAGGGAAATACAAGCAGCTGCTCCAAGATTATGAAAGTGTCTGCAGTCGGCACAAGCAGCTTGAAGGTGAACTCAGTGAAAGCAGATCGAAACTCACATGTGAGAAGGACAGTTTGGTTCTAGAGAGAGACTCTGCCAGGAATGCCAAAAAGTCTCTAGATGCTAaaaatgcagagctgcaggcaAAACTAAAATCCTTAAACCTAGAAAAAGAAGACCTGACAATGAAGAACAGCCAACTGCAGGCCCTCACAGAGACACTAACAaaagagaaggtggagatgTCCTCAGAAATCAGCGCCGCGCTCCAGGATAAAAAGAGTCTGGAGGCGGCAAAGGAAGAGCTCCAGAATAAGCTCAGCGGGACCAAGAAAGACTTGGAGAGCTCCGTCCGTGAATGCGAAGAACTGAAAGCCTCAAAAGTCAGCTTGGCCCAGATGTTGGAAGAGTTCAAGAAGAACAGTCAAGTGACGGATTCTGAAAGGAtgaaccttctgcagcagcaggaagagctgctggCAAACCAAAGGAAAGTCTGCAGCGAGAAGGAAGAGCTCCAGGGGGAGATGGAAGAGCTAAAGGAGAAGCTCCAAGTCACCACGGAGCAGCTCTCTCAGTCCAAAGAAAAATTCAAGCACACTTTATCATCATTCGAGGACGAAAAGAAAGCCTTTTCCCTGCAGGCTTCTGAAGCCGAGATGGCCCTTCACGCTCTACGCAAGGAGAAGATGAGCCTGGAGTCGACACTTGAGCAACAGAAAATAGATTATGAGTCTTTAttggaggagaagggagaatTGGAAAATAGGTACACGAAAACCGCAGCGGAGAAAAATGCTCTGTCTCTGGAGTGCGATAAGTTGGCTGGCGACGTGCGGTCCTTCAGAGATCAGTTGGACAGAAGCTGCCGAGACGGCGCTCAAGAAACATCGGACTTAACGGCAAAACTCGAGGAAAGCGGGCGGCGAGAGGCTGCGGCTGAGGCAGATGTGGCCTCCCTGAAACGGGAAAAGGCCGAGCTAGAAGCTGAACTGCAGAGACACAAGGGGGACATGGAATTTCTCCAAAAGCAAAAGACCGAACTCGCACAGGAGCGCGATGGACTAAAACTGGAGTTGGAGAAGAGCGCCGCGGGTTTTGTTCAGGAGACCGAACAGCTCAGAAATGATCGCCAGCGTTTGCACTCTGAGACCGAAGCAAAGCTTCAGGCGCTGCAACAAGAGAAGCAGGAGATGTTCCAGCAGATCCAGGAACTAAAACACCAGACCGGATCCCTGTCGGAGGCCAAGGATCTCCTCCAGACTAAGCTACAGGCGGAATCCAGCCAGCGGAGCACGGCGGTGTCGGACAGGGACGAGCTCGCCGAACGAATCGAAGAGCTGCGGGAAAAACTGGTCCAAGTTACACGAGAGAACCAAGAGCTTTCTTCAAACTTTAAGAACGTGACCGAGCAAAACAAGTCCTCCGTCGCGGATATAGAGGTGTTGAGAGAACAGCTGAGGCAACAAGAGCAAGACGTCTGTCAGATGACGGAAGAAAAGGAACGGCGATTGCTTGAACTCCAAGAGACGGAGAAGCGGATGACCTCCCTGACCACGGAGCAGGAAGAGCTATTAGACGGACGTGGTAAGCTGGAGGCGGAGGTTTCCTCTCTCCGCTCAAGCCAAGAGGACTGGCTCACCGAGCGCTCGCATCTCCTCGCCGAGCTCCAAGAGCTGCGGGGCCtccagaagaagctggaggtcAACATTCAGGGTCTTCAAACGGATAAAGCGCTGCTGGAAAGCCAGTATAAGAATGTTGTTGAGGAGATTTCGGCCGCTGCCGTTGCGAGAGAAGAGTGTAGCTCCAGCATCGTAGCCCTGACGGCCCAGAAGAGCGCTCTGCAGGTGGAGAGAGACCAAGCAGCCCAACAGATCAGGCAgcttgagctgcagctgaaaaatGCCTTTGCCAAACAGGTTGAG GCCACAGAGACCTCTGGCAAAACTGCCGAGGCTCTTGAACAgctgacaaaagaaaaagacgGACTGAtaaaggagaagagggaggccCAGACACTGCTGGAAGAGCTCAAGAATTCCAAGCAGGAGATGCAGAATGAG CTGAAAAGGCTGAGGGATGAAAATTCCAAGTACCACGAAGACCTGAATGTGTCCAAAGAGCAACTTTGCACAGAAACTGAGAGGACAAAGAGTCTGTGCCAGGAAAT CGAGATCCTTAAAGAGGAGGATTGTGCGAAGACGCGGTCCCTCCAGGTGCTGAAGGATGAAAACGACAAGCTGACACAAGAGCTTGACAGCAGCCGCCAAGGCCAAAGTGAACTCCTCAAG CTCAGGAATGAAAACTCAGAACTCCAGAATCAGTTGGAAGAGAGTCAAAAAAG CCTCCCACATAGTGCCTTAAG CACGAGCACCTTAAAGGAGCAGTTTGATGGCGAGAAGGCCGCCCTCCAACGGTCCGTCCATAAAAACAGTGCCTTAACTGcagagaaggagcagctggtACAAAACCTGAGGAGCGAG ctggCCGGGCTGCACAGCGAAGGTGCTTCGGTTCGATCCCTGCAGGAGGCCGTTCAGGCCCTGGAGCAGGACAAGGCGGCCCTAGAGGAGCGCGCTCAGAGGCTGGAGAAGGAACTGGCTGCAGCAAAAAACACGCTCATCCTGCCCTCGG GTGATGCGGCGGTGGACCAGCTCAGAGAGGACAAGGAGACTGCGGAGAATGAG AAAGAGTTTCTGAATTCAGTCATCGTCGAACTCCAGAGAAAGAACGAGGAGCTCAAGGACAAGCTGGAGAAAATGGCCGCCGCGGCGCTGAACGGAAATAATTCGAGTGACCAGAATAACTATGACGA CCACGACAAGGAACCCGTGAAGAAGAAGCTCCCCCCGAGGCTTTTCTGTGACATCTGCGATTGCTTCGACCTCCACGACACGGAGGACTGCCCGACCCAGACGCAGACGCCCGACTCCCCCCCGCACACCACCTACCACGGCAGTAAAGGAGAGGAGCGACCCTACTGCGACATCTGCGAGGTCTTCGGTCACTGGACCGACTCCTGTAACGATGACCAGACCTTttaa